The DNA window GTGGCTACTTTGTTGTGTAAGTGACATTATATTTCCACTCTTGTTTGTGAAAGACAGAAAAGTCTAACCCCAGTAAAGACACCCTGTTCCTACACATTTCCGCCAGAAAACCAGAAAACTCTTGACAAGATATTTTTAAAGGTATATATTGATAATGAAAATCGTTTTCAATAAGGAGTGACATTTTATGCCGATGTCTCGTGGCTTTGGCCCAATGTGGTGGCATGGGAGATTTAGAGGGTGTGGTTATAGGGTAACTGTACCAAGAGAAGCTATACTTGATATGCTTTCTAAATCTGATAAGCATTTAAGCGCAGAAGATATATATATGAAAGTTCATACTCGTTATCCTGCTATAGGATTGACAACAATTTACAGAACTTTGGATATTTTAGCTAATATGGGTTTAATATTTAAATTTGATTTTGGAGATGGCAGGGCAAGATATGAACTAGTAGAAGGGCCTAAAGGGAAAATGCACCATCATCATTTGATATGTACAAGTTGCAATAGAATTATTGATTATACAGACTTCATAGATGATGAAGTAGAACTTCTTAAGCGAACCGAAAAAGGGCTTTTGAAAAAATATAATTTTAAAATAACAAATCATCTTATTCAGTTTTATGGGTTATGTGAAAAATGTCAAAAGAAGGGAGGTGATTAAAATGCCAGGTGGAGACG is part of the bacterium genome and encodes:
- a CDS encoding transcriptional repressor; its protein translation is MPMSRGFGPMWWHGRFRGCGYRVTVPREAILDMLSKSDKHLSAEDIYMKVHTRYPAIGLTTIYRTLDILANMGLIFKFDFGDGRARYELVEGPKGKMHHHHLICTSCNRIIDYTDFIDDEVELLKRTEKGLLKKYNFKITNHLIQFYGLCEKCQKKGGD